The Candidatus Krumholzibacteriia bacterium sequence TTCTCGAAACCACGGTGAAGGTATCCCACATGCGGCTCAGCCCGGACGATGGTCTCCCCGTCCATTTCGAGCACCACACGAAGCACCCCATGGGTGGCCGGATGCTGGGGTCCCATGTTCAGAATCATGTTGCCGTCACTGCTCGGCTCCATGCGCGTTTCAATGGTATCGAGGGGAATCTCGGGCACGAATTCCGGACGAAGTTCTTCCCGGAAACTCTGTCGCTCCACCACGCCCTTCTGCAGCTTGATCAATGCATCCATCAGGGCTTCGGGGCGAGGCGGACAGCCGGGCAGGTAGATGTCCACAGGGATTACCTTGTTCAGGCCCTGCACTACGGAGTAGCTGTCGAACATGCCCCCCGAACAAAGACAGGTTCCCATGGCAATCACATACTTGGGCTCGAGCATCTGGTCATAGATGCGTCGCACCACGGGGGCCATCTTGTTGGTCATCGTTCCGGCGACGATCATCATGTCGCTTTGACGGGGAGAAAAACGCATGGCCTCTGCGCCAAAGCGCGCCATGTCATAGCGGCTTGCCACCGTCGCCATCATTTCGATGGCACAACAGCTGATCCCCATGGGCATGGGCCACAGCGAGTTCTTCCTCGCCCAGTTCATAGCCTTGTCCACGGTCGTGGTCATGATGTCCACACCGAGACCATGAACCTGAGGATCTGTCTTCGTACTCATCGCCCCTCCATGGAAAGGTCCCTGCAATGTAGACAGGAAGCGAGGATAGTTCCAGCATTCACAAGCGTCAAGTGATGGGAACCCTCCCCGGATCTAAAGTGGCCAGGGAAGTCTCAGGCTGTCGGCCGGAAGGCTGTAGACCGTGGGAAAACCTGCTCTCTGAAAGTAGCGCGTCCCGTCCAGCTCCCGGCCAAGGAGCAACTCCTGACTCCCCCGGACAGCTTCCAGAAGGAAGGTCTCCTTCGGCTCATCAAGCCCCCAGCGCTCGAGTTGCTCACGGCGGGGCTGAAGAGCCTCGACATTCCGGGTGGAAATCCCCGAAAGAGCGCGAAGCAGGGTCTTTACCTTCGCAGGGGAGAGTTTCGTGCCATCCGGGTCCTGCCAATCCTTTCCCTGAACACGGATCTCCCCTTCCGGACCCGTGATGGACAGGATCTCTTCCTCCTGAACCTCCAGAAGCAGGGGCTTGCGAAAACCGAGATAGCTGCCCAGAAGAGGGCCGGCGGAAATGGAATCGACAAGACAGACACTGGGGCGACCCGGGATCCAGGCATAGTAGAAGCCCAGAAGAGGATTGCCGAGATCCAGCTGAATCGGGGAAGCCCCTTCCCTGAGATGGACCGTCATCCTCCCCCGCGGATAGTCCAGCCCGTAGCGGGGAAGGCGGGACTCGCCGGAATCGAGAAACTCGATGATAGCATGGGAGTTCAGTCGTACGAGGAAGTTCTCTATTTTCTGCCGGTTTGCCGGGAGGGAAACCGGACCCTCCACGACCCAGCCGAAGGGGGAACGCTGCAGCGCAA is a genomic window containing:
- a CDS encoding DUF4340 domain-containing protein; its protein translation is MKKVLIPLALILSGFALYLFLREPSRIPDPGNFYPFPVEEIEALDLIHQDHWFRVEKSVDGWKLRVPAEDRVDQHTLFGLLAVLHSENVDSILPAPDPPELAGLENPPLELRIHRAAGTDTLRFGNMNPEARRLWASCSWNDSLLLVSSLLRTRFMSGRRELSEKRILTLESASEILSLEIGNGKGRFALQRSPFGWVVEGPVSLPANRQKIENFLVRLNSHAIIEFLDSGESRLPRYGLDYPRGRMTVHLREGASPIQLDLGNPLLGFYYAWIPGRPSVCLVDSISAGPLLGSYLGFRKPLLLEVQEEEILSITGPEGEIRVQGKDWQDPDGTKLSPAKVKTLLRALSGISTRNVEALQPRREQLERWGLDEPKETFLLEAVRGSQELLLGRELDGTRYFQRAGFPTVYSLPADSLRLPWPL